Within the Motilibacter aurantiacus genome, the region CAGGGGGCTGGTCAGGTACTCATTGCCGATGACGCCGGGGTTGAGGGTCAGGGCGCCCGTGATCGCCACGTCTCCGGCGAACCGGATGCCGCCCGGCTCCACGCTGATCCCTGACTGGCGCAGGATGGCGTGCCGTTGGTCGTTGAGCTGGGTCTCCAGTCTCCGAATGGAAGCGAGGAGTGCGGCGAGTCCCTGCGGGTTGGCGGGGTAGTCCTCGGTGCGGCCCAGGGGTGTCCAGTCGTCCATGTTTCATCGCTTCCTTCGGTCGGTCTCGGTCAGGCCGCCGTACACGCCGGCCTCCTTCGGGTATGCGGTGCCGTACTCGCCACAGGCGGCCAGGGCCGGACACGTCTGGCAGAGCCGGGCGGCTAGCTGCTGATCTGCCGGGGTGTCGGATGTCCACACGGCCCGCTCGGGGATCGGGACGGCCCGGCAGGGCGACGGGTAGCCGGTGTCGGCCAGGTGCTCGAGGTGGGCCAGGAGCTCGGCGCGGGCCTCGCCCCGGGTGGCGGTCATGCTGCGGCC harbors:
- a CDS encoding WhiB family transcriptional regulator; its protein translation is MTATRGEARAELLAHLEHLADTGYPSPCRAVPIPERAVWTSDTPADQQLAARLCQTCPALAACGEYGTAYPKEAGVYGGLTETDRRKR